In a single window of the Bacteroides acidifaciens genome:
- a CDS encoding SusC/RagA family TonB-linked outer membrane protein: MQRMSNKVKNMRSLLLMLFSAISLSVSAQTITVKGNVKDTSGEPVIGASVVEKGNTTNGTITDLDGNFSIKVDGKKTLVISYIGMKTQEIAVQGRKTINVQMVDDSKALDEVVVIGYGTVNKRDLTGSVASVSSKDLAAVPVASATEALTGKLAGVSITTTEGSPDADIKIRVRGGGSLSQDNSPLYIVDGFPVSSISDIAPSEIQSIDVLKDASSTAIYGARGANGVIIVTTKSGKEGKTQVDFGASFGFKQVTKLTEVLSPYDFVAYQREIGSLDYGNFADMDIWRSIGGIDYQDEMFGRTGNQQQYNVNVSGGTKQLTYSVSYAHNEEKSIMLNSGFKKDNVNAKIKSELSKWMTLDFNARLSYSTIDGLGGGADTNESNAANSTVANAVVFRPVNSLKYSDDDEENSSAQQKSPLERLLATDKARNTFNQNYNVGLNWKPFKNWTFRSEFGYGWKYDDTEQYWGVDAVSNSKYGYNGQPQAYLLREKTMNWRNANTVTYDNKKLFKGRDKLNVLLGHEISSSQKKSIENVSVAFPVTMNFDDMKANMGAGKALANQSTIAAKENILSFFGRVNYSMMDKYLLAVTVRADGSSKFSSGNRWGVFPSAALAWRVSDEAFMRNTQDWLSALKLRLSFGTAGNNRINSGLLATTYSLGGNDARNPFFNGENTTMLEHGTNLYNPDLKWETTVTRNFGIDYGFWNNRISGAIDLYWNTTKDLLMRTEIPSLSGYNYQYKNFGQTSNKGVELSVTAVLFDKKNFSLNFNANISYNRNHIDKLNTDSPWQSSNWSGSTMAKYEDFRVEKGGRLGEVWGYKTNGHYTVYDPVSNPTGELVWGGSEWTLKDGMQDNSPTITGGKYYPGGLKLECDKDGNPLKQRLGNTIAPTTGGFGFDGRVGNFDFNVFFNYSVGNVIVNGTKLASSFRSGSRTGYNLNNDFRLSNRYTWIDPETGLNLSSSSTDVLNTYGDMNAAGLRLNEINANANMYNPASATTMQLIDYAVEKASFLRLNNITIGYSLPKTIVKKAFIQNVRIYLTGYNLFCWTNYSGADPEVDTSSKKNAMTPGIDYAAYPKSRTFVGGINVTF, translated from the coding sequence ACTCAAAAGCATTGGACGAAGTCGTAGTTATAGGTTATGGCACGGTGAACAAAAGAGACCTGACGGGTTCCGTAGCATCCGTAAGCTCAAAAGACTTGGCTGCCGTTCCTGTAGCAAGTGCCACAGAAGCTCTTACCGGCAAACTTGCCGGTGTAAGCATCACTACTACAGAAGGTTCTCCTGATGCAGATATTAAAATTCGTGTTCGTGGTGGCGGTTCGTTGTCGCAGGATAACTCTCCTCTCTATATAGTAGATGGATTTCCCGTTTCAAGTATCAGTGATATCGCTCCTTCCGAAATCCAAAGCATTGACGTTCTGAAAGATGCGTCTTCTACTGCGATTTATGGTGCCCGTGGTGCTAATGGTGTTATCATCGTTACTACCAAGAGCGGCAAGGAAGGTAAGACACAAGTAGATTTCGGTGCTTCTTTCGGTTTCAAGCAGGTAACAAAACTGACTGAAGTGTTAAGCCCGTACGACTTTGTTGCTTACCAGCGTGAAATCGGTTCCTTAGATTATGGTAACTTTGCCGATATGGACATTTGGCGTTCTATTGGCGGTATCGACTATCAGGATGAGATGTTCGGACGTACAGGAAACCAACAACAATATAATGTGAACGTCAGCGGCGGAACAAAACAACTGACTTACAGTGTCAGCTACGCTCACAATGAAGAGAAGAGCATCATGCTCAATTCCGGCTTCAAGAAAGATAATGTAAACGCTAAAATCAAATCAGAGTTGAGCAAATGGATGACATTGGACTTTAACGCCCGTTTAAGTTATTCCACTATCGACGGTTTGGGTGGTGGAGCCGATACAAACGAATCCAACGCAGCCAACTCAACAGTAGCCAACGCAGTTGTATTCCGTCCGGTTAATTCACTGAAATACAGTGACGATGATGAAGAGAACAGTTCGGCACAACAGAAGTCTCCATTGGAACGCTTGCTTGCGACAGATAAGGCACGCAACACTTTCAACCAAAACTATAACGTAGGTTTAAACTGGAAACCATTCAAGAACTGGACATTCCGTTCTGAATTCGGTTACGGATGGAAGTATGACGATACGGAACAATATTGGGGAGTAGACGCAGTATCCAACTCTAAATACGGATACAATGGCCAGCCACAGGCTTATTTATTAAGAGAGAAAACTATGAACTGGCGTAATGCCAACACTGTGACTTATGATAACAAGAAGTTATTTAAGGGTCGCGACAAACTGAATGTACTGTTAGGACACGAAATAAGCAGCAGCCAGAAAAAATCAATAGAAAATGTATCTGTCGCTTTCCCTGTTACCATGAATTTTGATGATATGAAAGCCAATATGGGGGCGGGCAAAGCTCTTGCCAACCAGTCCACTATTGCTGCAAAAGAAAACATACTATCTTTTTTCGGTCGTGTAAACTATAGCATGATGGATAAATATCTGCTTGCCGTTACAGTACGCGCGGACGGTTCCAGCAAGTTCAGTTCAGGAAACCGTTGGGGTGTTTTCCCGTCAGCCGCTTTGGCATGGCGTGTATCCGACGAGGCCTTCATGAGAAACACTCAAGACTGGCTGTCGGCATTGAAACTGCGTTTGAGCTTCGGTACCGCCGGTAATAACCGCATCAACTCCGGTTTGCTTGCCACGACTTATTCATTGGGTGGCAATGACGCGCGCAACCCGTTCTTCAACGGCGAAAACACCACTATGCTCGAGCATGGTACTAACCTTTATAATCCCGACCTAAAATGGGAAACTACAGTAACCCGTAACTTCGGTATTGATTACGGATTCTGGAATAACCGTATTTCCGGTGCTATCGACTTATACTGGAATACTACCAAAGACTTGTTGATGCGTACTGAAATCCCTTCTCTTTCCGGTTACAACTACCAATATAAGAATTTCGGACAAACATCCAACAAGGGTGTGGAACTCTCTGTCACCGCGGTCCTGTTTGACAAGAAGAACTTTTCTTTGAACTTTAACGCCAACATCTCTTACAACCGTAACCACATTGATAAACTGAACACTGATTCTCCCTGGCAAAGCAGTAACTGGTCAGGTAGTACAATGGCTAAATACGAAGACTTCCGCGTAGAGAAAGGCGGACGTTTGGGCGAAGTTTGGGGATATAAGACCAACGGTCACTATACTGTATATGATCCTGTCAGCAACCCTACCGGCGAACTTGTCTGGGGTGGCAGTGAATGGACATTGAAAGACGGTATGCAGGACAACAGTCCTACCATCACAGGTGGTAAATACTATCCGGGCGGGCTGAAACTGGAATGTGATAAAGACGGCAACCCTCTCAAACAACGTCTAGGTAACACAATTGCTCCGACAACCGGCGGTTTCGGATTTGATGGTCGTGTAGGCAACTTTGACTTCAACGTATTCTTCAACTATTCTGTTGGAAACGTAATTGTCAATGGTACGAAACTGGCTTCCTCTTTCCGGTCAGGCTCAAGAACCGGTTACAACCTCAACAATGATTTCAGATTGTCCAACCGCTACACTTGGATTGACCCGGAAACTGGTTTGAACTTGTCTTCTAGCTCCACAGACGTACTTAACACTTATGGTGACATGAATGCCGCAGGATTACGCCTGAATGAAATAAACGCTAATGCCAATATGTACAATCCAGCCAGCGCCACTACCATGCAACTGATAGATTATGCTGTAGAGAAAGCTTCGTTCCTGCGTTTGAACAACATAACTATCGGATATTCTCTTCCGAAAACCATCGTTAAGAAAGCATTTATCCAGAATGTAAGAATCTATCTGACAGGATACAACCTGTTCTGTTGGACTAATTACAGTGGTGCAGACCCTGAAGTCGACACCAGCAGCAAGAAAAATGCAATGACTCCGGGTATCGATTACGCTGCTTATCCTAAGAGCCGTACATTCGTCGGTGGTATTAACGTTACATTCTAA